In Exiguobacterium acetylicum, the genomic stretch AAAGCAGGATGTCAAGAGAGACATCCTGCTCAGGTAGTCGATTCACTTTAAGACAGGTTGGAACGTCGTACTCCGCGTAGCGACGATCACACTAGCAAGACTTGCGACTGTTCCAAGGACAGCGACAATGATCGTCGAGGATCCGTTCGGAATCAAGAAGCCGACGGGAATCAGTCCGACGAAACTGAAGACGATTAAGGATTGATAGACGACATTGATGATCTTCAGGACAGGATGTTCGAAAAATGATAGGACGAGCGGTGGTAAGAATAAGAAGATGATTAGTCCGATCGCGAGGTAAACCGATAACGGCTCTTCAAACGAAATGGTGTTTCCAGTTGAGTGGCGTGCAGCGACAAGGGTAGCGACGATCGCGACGCATAAGGTCACACAAACGAACGTTAACCGTTTTAACATATGAACCCCTCCTTTTTACTCTAATTCCATAATAAACCATTTTTCAAATGGAAAACAATCTTTTTCCGGACGTCCAGTAGTGACGAATCGCTTCGATGATGACGTCAGGGCGATCCCAGTGTAATAGATGTCCTGTCTCCGGGACGAAATGGACCGTCGCTTGCGTCATCTCATGTAATCGGTTCGTCGCCTGCTGACGGATGGGTGCTTGATCCGTCGGTAACGTTGCGACGTACAACTGAATGTCCGCTGGTGGAACGTCCGGGAGGAAATCAAGAACATCCTCGTGGTGCAGCGCACGTACGATCGCAGCAGCCGTCTCTCCTCGAGCATGCCAGTGGAATCGTCCTTCCTCCATCCGAAGAAGATCGACTCCGGCTTGATCAAGGGAGGGGGAGCGACGGGCGTTTGGGGCATAAACGGCAATGTCCAAAAATTCGTCCCATGTTGAAACGGAATCCTCGAAATCTTGTTCATAAAAGGCGACTTCTTCCTCTACAGAACGACCGTAAAGTCGTTTACTATGATAGCCGCCGTCAATCAGGATCGTGCCGAGCACACGATCCGCATGTTCAATCAAATAATAGAGCGAGAGTACACTGCCCCACGAGTGCGACAAGGCATAGAACCGCTTGATATCAAGGATGTGTAAGACTTCATCGATCCAGTCCGTAAAGGGTTTCATGCGATAGTGTAGAGGGTCTGAGAAAGCTGGTGTTTTGCCGTGACCGGGTAAATCCATCGCAATCAGACGGAATTCGTCCGCGAGCGCTTCAGCGATTTCGATGAAGCTGAGACTCGTACTGCCGAGTCCATGGAAGCAGACGATCGTCGGAAGCTGTTCGTTTCCCCATTCCGTAATATGAACGGATTGTTGCTGACAGGTGATTGTATAACGTTTCATTTGCCGTCTCCTTTTTTTCTTTTACTGTACCATGAGGAGAATGTTGGGAATTGAAAAATAAGGAAACTTTTTGTAAGGAGTAGCGTAGAGTAAGATGACACGTCATTTACATAGAGGAGAATTCATATGGAAACCATCATCACGATGCTCTTAACAGCCGTTACCTTATATGGACTCGGTGTCCTTGTCACGAAAGTAAAAGAACGCTTGCGTTAATCAAAAATATGTCCGAAGGAGTCCGTCATGTTTCCAATCGTAAAACAAGAATTCACGAGCAGCTTCAAAAGCATCAAAGCGATTCTATTGATTCTTTTTCTGACGATCACGTCCGTCTTCACAGCATCGTATTTGACGAGGCATCCGGAACTGCTTGCTGGCGTTAATCAACCGTCTGCCTATACTTCAAGCATTAAGTTCTTCATCCTGTTCTTCGGTTTTCTGTTCGTGGCTGCGTTATCACATGACATCATCAATCGTGAAATCGAGACGCGGACGATTCGTTTACTGGTCACGAAGACGTCGCGTCTGCGAATCGTTTTGGAGAAGTTTCTCGGATCATTGTTATTCTGGTGCGCGACGCTTACGATCAATTTCCTGATTGTCTCGCTCTACGCGCAGCAATGGTTCTGGATCGATTATCTGACGGTTCTGATCGTCATCCTATACATCACCAGTTTCAACATCTTTTTATCTACAATGATTGCGAAGCCTGGTTTGACGATGTTTCTCGGTATATTTCTCGGGATTGTCGTCCCGATCATCGGTCTCTGGTCAGCGTTCTCGGAAAAATGGTATCTGGTACCGTTTCAATACATCTTGCCGTACCACGCTGTCATCATGTCTGGAACATTATTACTGTTACCTGTTTTATGGAGTGGATTGTTTTTGACGATCTCCTATCTCACGTTAAAGCGAAAGGATTTGTAACATGAAAGCGATTGAAGTAAAAGGGTTGAAGAAATCGTTCGGTGCGAAGGAAGTCTTACGAGAGGTGAATTTGACGGTCGAACGAGGAGAAATCTTTGGTTTTTTAGGTCGTAATGGTGCTGGGAAATCGACGTTCATTCAAATTATGACCGGGATCACACAAGCGACAGGCGGAACTGTCGCACTTCTCGGTGAACCCGCTGATCGACTGGATGCCATCAAACAACGGATCGGAGTCATGCCGGATACATCGAATCTGTATCATGATATGACGGCACGTGCGTTTCTTAACTACATGGCAGGATTATCAGGA encodes the following:
- a CDS encoding alpha/beta fold hydrolase is translated as MKRYTITCQQQSVHITEWGNEQLPTIVCFHGLGSTSLSFIEIAEALADEFRLIAMDLPGHGKTPAFSDPLHYRMKPFTDWIDEVLHILDIKRFYALSHSWGSVLSLYYLIEHADRVLGTILIDGGYHSKRLYGRSVEEEVAFYEQDFEDSVSTWDEFLDIAVYAPNARRSPSLDQAGVDLLRMEEGRFHWHARGETAAAIVRALHHEDVLDFLPDVPPADIQLYVATLPTDQAPIRQQATNRLHEMTQATVHFVPETGHLLHWDRPDVIIEAIRHYWTSGKRLFSI
- a CDS encoding ABC transporter permease codes for the protein MFPIVKQEFTSSFKSIKAILLILFLTITSVFTASYLTRHPELLAGVNQPSAYTSSIKFFILFFGFLFVAALSHDIINREIETRTIRLLVTKTSRLRIVLEKFLGSLLFWCATLTINFLIVSLYAQQWFWIDYLTVLIVILYITSFNIFLSTMIAKPGLTMFLGIFLGIVVPIIGLWSAFSEKWYLVPFQYILPYHAVIMSGTLLLLPVLWSGLFLTISYLTLKRKDL